The following coding sequences lie in one Aspergillus puulaauensis MK2 DNA, chromosome 3, nearly complete sequence genomic window:
- a CDS encoding uncharacterized protein (COG:S;~EggNog:ENOG410Q245;~InterPro:IPR036864,IPR007219,IPR001138;~PFAM:PF00172;~go_function: GO:0000981 - DNA-binding transcription factor activity, RNA polymerase II-specific [Evidence IEA];~go_function: GO:0003677 - DNA binding [Evidence IEA];~go_function: GO:0008270 - zinc ion binding [Evidence IEA];~go_process: GO:0006351 - transcription, DNA-templated [Evidence IEA];~go_process: GO:0006355 - regulation of transcription, DNA-templated [Evidence IEA]) gives MSSSSLSAVRALRESFGDRKPPDITRKITACVACRKLKIKCHMNGGNPPCTRCESRGLSCTVNKSLQMLLESDASWKENIERRLENLESATVSTQGPTASPEDITPEERSRPRKTPASRASTAPPNMITLNLSCSLGAFPASSMIDLNFSGQQVIFQGQRRPDLISCGVISQQTAEALFKFYHEQLDHCVHYVLEPDDTLAKVRSRSSLLTSAICTVSAFCTGSKAYQSCLNALKTEVSRKMFATNHKFDDVRALCIGAFWLSEIASALSGLAVRIATELDLHRCITKIPHTKRACYDRTRLYFLVYLCDRHSSLSHGRPPLTRDFHSLKAPRDFLQSPFSTSYDLSLIAQVELWSISGRVFDRFGADIENPMASQKSTELESFGTEYDQWLGEWLDLLSTSEMGTPFTNRLGRLYYHSARLFLFSHVFRGPAAEIYSLCREGIDSFASSALRSALAIVRCIVDDHRDAELWLHKLPVYFGTMTAFASVCLLKGSCQEQSTTGLDFGETTEYIRRLVDLLRTSLVADHPANTWSSIATSLDIATKGWDLFHPEDDHLTTPVDGAFNFDMFDGDGRLSLDHYFGA, from the exons atgtcatcctcttcattatCTGCCGTAAGGGCTCTACGAGAGTCTTTTGGCGACAGGAAACCTCCCGATATTACGCGTAAAATCACGGCATGCGTGGCATGTCGCAAACTCAAA ATTAAATGTCATATGAACGGGGGAAACCCGCCCTGCACTCGGTGTGAATCCCGTGGTCTGTCATGTACCGTGAACAAGAGCCTGCAAATGCTGCTTGAAAGTGACGCATC ATGGAAGGAGAACATTGAACGCCGCCTGGAAAACTTGGAGTCAGCTACGGTGTCAACGCAAGGTCCGACTGCTTCGCCCGAGGACATCACACCAGAGGAGAGAAGCAGACCCAGAAAGACCCCAGCCAGCCGCGCATCAACTGCCCCCCCAAATATGATCACGTTGAATCTATCTTGTAGTCTCGGGGCATTTCCTGCATCATCCATGATAGATCTCAACTTCAGTGGCCAGCAGGTAATTTTCCAAGGGCAGCGGCGCCCAGATCTGATCTCATGCGGGGTGATTTCCCAGCAGACAGCCGAGGCCCTGTTTAAGTTCTACCATGAGCAGCTTGATCACTGCGTCCACTACGTCCTCGAGCCTGATGATACATTGGCAAAAGTACGCTCCAGATCATCACTTCTCACATCGGCAATCTGCACTGTGTCCGCTTTCTGCACGGGCTCCAAGGCCTATCAATCGTGCCTTAATGCGTTGAAGACGGAAGTCTCGCGGAAGATGTTTGCGACAAACCATAAATTTGATGACGTGCGAGCATTGTGCATTGGAGCCTTCTGGCTGAGCGAAATCGCCTCTGCACTGAGTGGACTAG CTGTTCGCATAGCCACAGAGCTTGACCTACACCGGTGTATCACCAAAATACCCCATACGAAGAGAGCTTGCTACGACCGCACACGACTCTACTTTTTGGTCTACCTGTGTGACCGACACTCCTCCCTAAGCCACGGACGGCCACCGCTTACTCGCGACTTTCATTCTTTGAAAGCGCCGCGAGACTTCTTACAAAGTCCTTTTTCAACATCATACGACTTGAGTTTGATCGCCCAAGTCGAGCTCTGGTCTATCAGTGGCCGAGTATTCGATAGATTCGGGGCGGATATTGAGAACCCGATGGCGAGCCAAAAGTCGACAGAGTTGGAGAGCTTTGGCACAGAATACGATCAGTGGCTTGGTGAATGGTTGGATTTACTCTCAACCAGCGAGATGGGGACACCATTTACAAATCGACTGGGACGCCTGTATTATCATTCGGCCAGGTTGTTCCTCTTCTCGCATGTATTTCGGGgtccagcagcagagatATACTCGTTGTGCAGGGAGGGCATTGATAGCTTTGCGTCGTCTGCTCTGAGAAGTGCTCTGGCTATCGTCCGATGTATCGTGGATGACCATAGAGACGCTGAGCTTTGGCTGCACAAGCTACCTGTATACTTTGGGACCATGACGGCGTTTGCCTCCGTTTGTCTTCTCAAGGGCTCGTGTCAGGAACAATCCACAACAGGCCTTGACTTTGGCGAAACCACCGAATATATTCGTCGGCTGGTCGACCTTCTCCGCACGTCTCTAGTTGCTGATCACCCCGCGAACACCTGGTCGAGCATCGCGACTAGTCTGGACATCGCAACAAAGGGATGGGATTTGTTTCACCCAGAGGATGATCATCTCACTACTCCTGTGGATGGTGCATTTAACTTCGATATGTTTGACGGGGACGGCAGGTTAAGCTTAGACCACTATTTTGGCGCATAG
- a CDS encoding threonine/serine exporter family protein (COG:S;~EggNog:ENOG410PFXD;~InterPro:IPR024528,IPR010619;~PFAM:PF06738,PF12821;~TransMembrane:9 (o199-218i225-242o248-267i279-298o318-341i353-374o409-428i440-459o488-507i)) — MPNPGVDTAVSVEHCQGRNSATSPRPDSPTATTPSGDACSAEKSQSPERHQNVCQCKQQQSTGATNGHAPTQTTDLENCTPVDSARADNCRKYVLKVCRALILFGAPTHRLEKYVHHTGEALNLHIQSFYMPGCMIMSFDNQVQESIDRQIIRSNQALNLAKLYDVHTVYKNVIHKKTTVEDAVTQIDEITDKPEYFPLWLRVLVYGLASMCIGPVSYNAQPVDLPIIFILGSLVGLSELILAPRSELYGYVFETCAAILASFIGRAFGSIHWGDDQGFCFSAISQASIVLILPGFTITSSALELQSKNMVSGAVRMVYAIVYTLFLSFGFTIGITIYGAIHHNATSETQCRTNYPVWWPIAFVLPFTFCYVIVNKGNWKQMPPMLGISLAGWCVNHFSNQRFAAVPTLSQALGALTVGVLANLYARIEHGMAVALMHPAIYLQVPGSLAASGSLISGLSNADQLNKNGSTDAPREAMFSDLNAGYTMAQIGIAITVGLSISVLLVYPIRKKARSGIFSL; from the coding sequence ATGCCAAATCCTGGAGTTGACACCGCAGTGTCTGTCGAGCACTGTCAGGGTCGGAATTCTGCAACTTCACCCCGTCCAGACTCACCAACTGCTACTACGCCTTCCGGGGATGCCTGTTCTGCGGAAAAGAGTCAGTCCCCTGAGAGGCATCAAAATGTCTGTCAATGCAAGCAACAACAGAGTACGGGTGCGACAAATGGCCATGCACCGACCCAGACGACTGATCTCGAGAACTGTACCCCAGTTGACTCTGCAAGGGCAGACAACTGCAGGAAATACGTGCTGAAAGTCTGCCGCGCGCTGATCCTGTTTGGAGCCCCAACACACCGGCTCGAAAAGTATGTCCATCACACTGGCGAAGCCCTCAACCTGCATATTCAGTCATTTTACATGCCCGGCTGCATGATCATGTCGTTCGACAACCAAGTGCAGGAATCTATAGATCGTCAGATCATTCGTTCCAACCAGGCACTGAATCTTGCAAAGCTGTACGACGTGCACACGGTGTATAAGAATGTGATCCACAAGAAGACGACCGTTGAAGATGCCGTCACGCAGATTGATGAGATCACGGACAAGCCGGAGTACTTCCCCCTGTGGCTTCGAGTGTTGGTGTACGGTCTAGCTTCCATGTGCATAGGCCCTGTTTCTTATAATGCGCAGCCAGTCGATCTGCCCATCATCTTTATCCTGGGGAGCTTGGTAGGACTCTCGGAATTGATACTGGCTCCCAGGTCAGAGCTGTATGGCTACGTCTTTGAAACATGTGCTGCCATTCTCGCGTCTTTCATCGGTCGCGCTTTCGGTTCGATTCACTGGGGAGACGACCAGGGGTTCTGCTTTTCGGCGATCTCCCAAGCATCGATCGTGTTGATTTTGCCCGGATTCACAATAACCAGCAGTGCTCTGGAGCTGCAGTCCAAGAACATGGTATCCGGTGCCGTGCGCATGGTCTACGCAATTGTCTATACCCTGTTTCTGTCGTTCGGCTTCACAATCGGAATCACCATCTACGGCGCCATCCATCACAATGCCACATCCGAGACGCAGTGCAGAACCAACTACCCCGTCTGGTGGCCCATTGCCTTCGTGCTGCCGTTTACTTTCTGCTACGTGATCGTCAACAAGGGGAACTGGAAGCAGATGCCGCCGATGCTAGGTATTTCCCTGGCCGGGTGGTGCGTCAACCACTTCTCCAACCAGCGTTTCGCGGCGGTGCCTACCCTTTCCCAGGCCCTGGGCGCATTGACGGTGGGTGTTCTCGCCAATCTGTATGCGCGGATTGAGCACGGCATGGCTGTAGCCCTGATGCATCCGGCTATTTATCTTCAAGTTCCGGGGAGTCTGGCTGCGTCAGGGAGTCTGATCAGTGGACTGTCAAACGCGGACCAGCTCAATAAGAATGGCAGCACGGATGCCCCTCGTGAAGCGATGTTTTCGGACCTGAATGCTGGCTATACGATGGCTCAGATTGGTATCGCTATTACGGTTGGTCTGTCTATCAGCGTGCTGCTTGTATACCCAATCCGTAAAAAGGCGAGGAGTGGCATATTCAGTTTGTAA
- a CDS encoding uncharacterized protein (COG:S;~EggNog:ENOG410Q8VJ) yields the protein MPANNIGRARKFSLFTQLPVELQDYIWDIAAQPFSGNGQLHTFFAADHYCKQDTEALRVGSDPLLFGPGGTVKKTSFNLLVPWDDSDGHSNTSAYNAIRGLWTACRASRKALERQRPKNEWWSDIPGPESECPRNAGPGEYLGHPNASHTASYIDREDNVNHITIWPEKDVVHLAIPPGRDLVDWFYHYAGDHVPLLDERYTAKDSEARPSFVGMNVALDFEPKWFTWPPAYLADTLEVFHYNTGRQVWFIDRRLRRRQPVCDWPGDLQTFYSCGYIFTEVRESQQRLWEMEGESPGPSIFQFFGLMTREHDRLEINGSIRLGVLAREPDPRW from the coding sequence ATGCCAGCCAACAACATCGGCAGGGCGAGAAAATTCTCATTATTCACCCAATTACCAGTGGAACTCCAGGACTACATATGGGACATCGCAGCACAACCGTTCTCTGGCAATGGGCAGCTGCATACATTCTTCGCAGCTGATCATTATTGCAAGCAGGATACAGAGGCCTTACGAGTCGGCAGTGATCCCCTGCTgtttggccctggaggaacTGTGAAGAAGACATCGTTCAATCTGCTTGTGCCATGGGACGACTCAGACGGCCATTCCAACACCTCCGCATACAACGCAATCCGCGGGCTGTGGACAGCCTGTCGGGCATCTCGCAAGGCTCTTGAGCGCCAACGTCCAAAGAACGAGTGGTGGTCGGATATTCCAGGACCAGAGTCAGAATGTCCTCGTAATGCTGGGCCGGGCGAATATCTAGGCCATCCAAACGCCTCACACACTGCTTCGTATATCGATCGAGAAGACAACGTCAACCACATCACAATATGGCCGGAGAAAGATGTAGTCCATCTCGCTATTCCCCCTGGACGTGACCTAGTCGATTGGTTCTACCACTATGCCGGTGATCATGTCCCCCTGCTAGATGAGAGATACACAGCAAAAGATTCAGAGGCCCGCCCAAGCTTTGTGGGCATGAACGTCGCGCTTGACTTTGAGCCAAAGTGGTTCACTTGGCCCCCGGCCTATCTTGCTGATACCCTTGAGGTATTCCACTATAATACAGGGCGACAGGTGTGGTTTATCGACCGCCGACTGCGGCGACGTCAGCCAGTTTGCGATTGGCCTGGTGATTTGCAGACATTCTACTCCTGTGGCTACATCTTCACTGAAGTTCGCGAGAGTCAGCAACGCTTGTGGGAGATGGAAGGCGAGTCCCCCGGTCCGTCTATCTTTCAATTCTTTGGTCTCATGACACGAGAACACGACCGTCTAGAGATAAATGGGTCTATAAGACTGGGAGTCCTGGCACGCGAACCAGATCCCAGATGGTAG
- a CDS encoding IQ calmodulin-binding motif protein (COG:S;~EggNog:ENOG410PJS1;~InterPro:IPR000048;~PFAM:PF00612;~go_function: GO:0005515 - protein binding [Evidence IEA]) → MNDQTPPGDGETENDVSAARISQSVCLIQRVYRGYRTRRELQGRHLCYANRWIDTLREVQAQQSQSSPTVPASSPAAQAHRNWGHAVRVAKLARGDSNGQQASPKGIKPNPATISKAMDLQYFLEMMDLKHRHGSNLRKYHEYWKLTDSHENFFYWLDHGAGKDIELPACPRAKLEREQIRYLSREERLNYLVQVDEAGRLRWAKNNELVWTSNARYEDSTDGILPLSSPRPKSKRDSSATFPSHSRSQSTSSSDLDDQTLDMDFKSESRVDAPVSRRRSIIKRLKDKLFDKDDWWIFVADPSYRLYIGIKSRGSFQHSSFLHGGRIAAAGMIKVRDGKLRDLAPLSGHYRPRSVNFHAFVHALQDQGADLSHVSVTKLYATLAGMEGYVGTKRSVVRAREKMERKVVSAGKDKGPLEVDL, encoded by the exons ATGAACGACCAAACTCCCCCTGGCGACGGCGAAACGGAAAATGACGTCAGCGCCGCGCGGATATCGCAGTCTGTGTGCTTGATCCAG CGTGTCTATCGCGGTTACCGTACACGGCGCGAACTACAAGGTAGGCACTTGTGCTATGCCAATCGCTGGATAGAT ACGCTGAGAGAGGTACAAGCACAGCAATCCCAGAGCTCTCCCACAGTGCCTGCAAGCTCGCCAGCTGCTCAGGCCCATCGGAATTGGGGGCATGCAGTCCGTGTCGCAAAGCTCGCACGTGGCGATAGCAATGGCCAACAGGCTTCCCCAAAGGGCATCAAACCGAACCCGGCGACGATAAGCAAGGCAATGGACTTGCAATACTTCCTCGAGATGATGGACCTGAAACATCGCCACGGCAGCAATTTGCGCAAGTATCATGAGTACTGGAAATTGACAGACTCCCATGAAAACTTCTTCTACTGGCTTGATCACGGCGCCGGTAAGGATATCGAACTGCCCGCTTGTCCTCGCGCAAAGCTGGAACGTGAACAAATACGCTACCTCTCGCGGGAGGAAAGGCTGAACTATCTAGTCCAAGTCGATGAAGCCGGGAGGCTTCGCTGGGCCAAAAACAACGAGCTGGTTTGGACTAGCAATGCGCGGTACGAAGACAGCACAGACGGGATTCTACCCCTGAGTAGTCCACGACCGAAGAGCAAGCGCGATTCTAGTGCCACATTCCCATCTCACTCACGCTCACAATCAACATCGAGCTCCGACCTAGATGATCAGACCTTAGATATGGATTTCAAGTCCGAATCCCGCGTTGACGCGCCGGTGAGTCGCAGGcgcagcatcatcaagcgCCTCAAAGACAAGCTATTTGACAAGGATGACTGGTGGATATTT GTCGCCGACCCCTCATATCGCCTGTATATCGGAATAAAGAGTCGAGGGTCCTTTCAGCACTCTTCGTTCCTGCACGGAGGTCGCATCGCAGCCGCTGGCATGATCAAGGTCCGGGACGGCAAGTTGCGCGATCTTGCTCCATTAAG TGGCCACTATCGCCCGCGGTCGGTGAACTTCCACGCGTTTGTTCATGCATTGCAGGACCAGGGGGCAGATCTCTCGCATGTTTCCGTCACCAAGCTGTATGCTACTCTTGCCGGCATGGAAGGCTATGTCGGCACCAAACGCAGCGTGGTTCGAGCCCGAGAGAAAATGGAACGCAAGGTAGTTAGCGCGGGGAAAGACAAAGGCCCGTTGGAAGTTGATTTGTAA
- a CDS encoding sugar O-acetyltransferase (COG:E;~EggNog:ENOG410PI4V;~InterPro:IPR024688,IPR011004,IPR001451;~PFAM:PF14602,PF00132,PF12464;~go_function: GO:0016407 - acetyltransferase activity [Evidence IEA]), whose product MLSHIDERENLAHMGRGELYYAFTPELVAARKRCARAVNRLNNSGELSRREIAEFWKEITNDPRDLPPPAATEDEEDAVLHEYPWIERPINIDYGTNVKVGSNVFINFNCTILDTCTVSIGSRTLIGPNVSLFSGTHPVDPDLRNGTYGPEMGGRVTIGQDCWIAGNAIILPGVTVGDGCTIGAGSVVTKDVPPYHVAAGNPARILRKIERSGSRINGTNGSDQGSIKTTPRVSGGGGK is encoded by the exons ATGTTGTCCCACATCGACGAGCGCGAGAACCTGGCTCACATGGGGCGCGGCGAGCTGTACTACGCTTTTACACCAGAACTCGTCGCTGCCAGAAAGCGATGCGCCCGTGCCGTCAACCGGCTGAACAATTCTGGGGAATTGAGCAGGCGAGAAATCGCTGAGTTCTGGAAAGA AATCACCAACGACCCTCGAGACCTCCCACCGCCGGCCGCcaccgaagacgaagaggacgcaGTGCTGCATGAATATCCCTGGATCGAGCGACCCATCAACATCGACTACGGGACGAACGTCAAAGTCGGAAGTAACGTCTTTATCAACTTCAACTGCACAATCCTGGATACATGCACTGTATCCATCGGATCACGGACACTCATCGGACCGAACGTTTCCCTGTTCAGCGGCACGCATCCAGTAGATCCAGACCTCCGCAATGGAACATATGGGCCAGAGATGGGTGGTCGTGTTACAATCGGCCAGGACTGCTGGATTGCTGGTAATGCCATCATCCTGCCCGGAGTTAcggttggcgatggctgtACTATCGGGGCGGGGAGTGTTGTCACCAAG GACGTCCCGCCTTACCACGTTGCCGCCGGAAACCCCGCCAGAATCCTGCGCAAGATTGAACGGTCTGGAAGTAGGATTAACGGGACAAATGGTTCCGATCAGGGGTCAATTAAAACCACGCCGAGAGTTAGTGGTGGCGGTGGGAAATAA
- a CDS encoding uncharacterized protein (COG:E;~EggNog:ENOG410PISA;~InterPro:IPR002933,IPR011650,IPR017439,IPR036264;~MEROPS:MER0002007;~PFAM:PF01546,PF07687;~go_function: GO:0016787 - hydrolase activity [Evidence IEA]), which translates to MGPKSPFQSILDKHRPDIKTYESIYREFHQNPELSTLENETSAKIAEHLKAISRDLDIRTGIGGTGLIAICKNGSGPTILLRSDMDGLPVEEETGLQYASTKRMTDAIDNVEKPVMHACGHDAHMTCNIGAAETLLKARDEWSGTIVFLFQPAEEIARGAQAMVDDGLFESKKHGCPIPDVLLGQHVLPLPPGKVVTKPGTIMCAADSFRITVYGKGGHGSMPHLCIDPVVLASSIVMKLQTIVSRETPPRESAVVTVASFHAGDTANVISDQAVLQVNIRTVSEHSRKIAVDAVYRIVKGECQMAKCPKEPLFERLNQYPLTTNDAGLAGKVQQSFGSHFGDQHQILEAPFSGSEDFQNLATAVKKPSFFWGWSATDPDTWKKREKEGTLDQLPSNHSSSFTTSIPGTLATGIDAMVVAALTFVGKSR; encoded by the coding sequence ATGGGACCTAAATCCCCATTTCAGTCCATTCTGGACAAACATCGCCCAGACATAAAGACCTATGAGTCCATCTATCGCGAATTCCACCAAAACCCCGAGCTTTCAACCCTCGAAAATGAAACCTCTGCAAAAATCGCAGAACACCTAAAAGCTATATCCCGAGACCTCGATATCCGCACAGGCATCGGAGGCACTGGTCTCATTGCCATTTGCAAGAATGGCTCCGGCCCAACCATCTTGCTCCGATCCGACATGGACGGCCTGcccgtggaggaggaaaccGGGCTGCAATACGCCTCAACGAAAAGAATGACAGACGCCATAGACAACGTCGAGAAACCCGTCATGCATGCCTGCGGCCACGATGCGCATATGACGTGCAACATTGGAGCCGCCGAGACCCTACTCAAGGCCAGGGATGAGTGGTCTGGCACAATCGTTTTCCTGTTCCAGCCTGCCGAAGAAATTGCGCGCGGTGCACAGGCTATGGTTGACGATGGCCTGTTTGAATCCAAGAAGCACGGGTGTCCCATACCAGATGTGCTGCTTGGTCAGCATGTCTTGCCCCTGCCCCCGGGCAAGGTTGTAACCAAGCCGGGTACAATCATGTGCGCGGCCGACAGCTTCAGAATTACTGTCTACGGAAAAGGAGGACACGGCAGTATGCCCCATCTGTGTATTGATCCGGTGGTTCTGGCCTCGTCGATCGTGATGAAGCTTCAAACGATTGTCAGCAGGGAGACGCCTCCCAGGGAATCGGCAGTCGTGACCGTCGCCAGCTTCCATGCCGGTGATACAGCCAATGTTATAAGTGACCAGGCCGTGCTCCAGGTTAATATCAGGACAGTCAGCGAGCACTCTAGAAAGATTGCCGTTGACGCAGTATATCGGATCGTCAAGGGAGAATGCCAAATGGCAAAGTGTCCAAAAGAGCCACTCTTTGAACGCCTCAACCAGTATCCTCTAACCACCAATGATGCTGGACTAGCTGGAAAGGTGCAACAATCGTTTGGAAGTCACTTTGGCGATCAGCATCAGATATTAGAAGCTCCGTTCTCTGGCAGTGAGGACTTTCAAAACTTGGCCACCGCTGTAAAGAAACCGTCTTtcttctggggctggagtgCAACGGACCCTGATACCTGGAAGAAGCGCGAAAAAGAAGGCACCTTGGATCAACTTCCAAGTAACCACTCGTCCTCCTTTACTACAAGCATTCCTGGGACCCTAGCCACTGGTATTGATGCAATGGTTGTGGCGGCGTTGACTTTTGTCGGGAAATCTCGGTGA
- a CDS encoding uncharacterized protein (COG:S;~EggNog:ENOG410PMPA;~InterPro:IPR021858;~PFAM:PF11951;~TransMembrane:3 (n2-13c18/19o42-65i161-182o202-221i)), which produces MVTVFAVPSCPILRRLLAHFTEGSALWMSISPRRHKRFLHHFVSTAVGSPLTMSCVLAVAAADLLKYETREPDMRMISLDLYGKAVAGVRSEIDNELACEQDRPLSDDIVLAILLLCLHETHNFSDTSRLLPHLNAAAFLLQQRLSSAPSNGHLRTFLLELFSYFFALTAFSHGPSLALTPAGEVFDMISANPHHQLGQGMLLGPSQALITTIFQVTRFVMRAPSMMYGMFRLELAIIEHQLQNPRNLTDLATAELEQPHYQARINTVYSPDDEILFEIYRLSCLVYVKQILDPDVHPCNHELQHLVNSFVNELNALEGDSPLNGILTWPLLVVGLCAVTRPQQNLIMARLRKSHKIWRTDIFTTTMDFLRQRWSLLATEMGPQQHKGTQQAMFQYNCRGSPGSHHTFESLPLPIVLV; this is translated from the exons ATGGTCACTGTCTTTGCCGTGCCCAGTTGTCCCATTCTACGCCGTCTCCTAGCCCATTTCACAGAGGGCAGCGCATTGTGGATGTCGATTAGTCCTCGCCGTCACAAGAGGTTCCTACACCACTTTGTTTCCACAGCTGTGGGAAGCCCTTTGACGATGAGCTGTGTCCTGGCAGTTGCGGCTGCTGATCTGCTAAAGTACGAGACGCGTGAACCAGACATGAGAATGATATCCCTTGATCTGTATGGTAAGGCCGTGGCTGGGGTTAGATCTGAAATTGATAACGAACTGGCCTGCGAGCAGGACCGGCCCCTGTCAG ATGATATTGTGCTTGCCATACTGCTATTATGCCTGCACGAG ACACATAACTTTTCAGATACCAGCCGATTGCTGCCTCATCTCAACGCCGCGGCTTTCCTTTTGCAGCAGCGACTATCCTCAGCTCCATCCAACGGCCACCTGCGCACCTTTCTCTTGGAGCTCTTCTCATACTTCTTCGCACTAACGGCCTTCTCTCATGGACCAAGTCTCGCACTCACCCCAGCTGGCGAGGTATTCGACATGATCTCAGCCAATCCCCACCATCAGCTCGGCCAGGGCATGCTTCTAGGGCCATCTCAGGCGTTGATCACAACCATATTCCAGGTCACTCGGTTCGTGATGCGCGCGCCTTCCATGATGTATGGGATGTTCCGGTTAGAGCTCGCAATCATAGAACACCAGCTGCAGAACCCCCGCAACTTGACCGACCTTGCTACGGCTGAACTAGAACAGCCGCATTATCAAGCGCGAATCAATACTGTCTATTCTCCCGACGACGAGATACTGTTTGAAATTTATAGGCTATCATGTCTAGTATACGTCAAGCAGATCCTTGATCCCGATGTCCACCCTTGCAATCATGAGCTCCAGCACCTTGTAAATTCCTTCGTTAATGAACTCAATGCCCTTGAAGGCGACTCGCCCTTAAACGGGATACTGACTTGGCCGCTCCTGGTAGTTGGCCTTTGCGCAGTGACTCGCCCCCAACAGAACCTCATCATGGCGCGGCTGCGCAAGTCACACAAGATATGGAGAACGGACATCTTTACGACCACCATGGACTTTCTCCGCCAGCGATGGAGTCTCCTCGCCACTGAAATGGGGCCACAGCAACACAAGGGTACTCAACAGGCAATGTTTCAATATAATTGCCGTGGGTCTCCAGGTTCACATCACACCTTCGAAAGCCTTCCCCTGCCAATTGTCCTTGTCTAG
- a CDS encoding class I SAM-dependent methyltransferase (COG:S;~EggNog:ENOG410PY5U;~InterPro:IPR029063;~PFAM:PF13489,PF13649) — MTKEEMYPLGRDETESRRLNEQHKLLLDIVGGAIDKAVPLDNISTVADVATGTGIWLWDAQKQLNENAGQSERQFHGFDISAAQFPPAPAGITFSVHDIFQPFPAEHLNRYDLVHVRLLVTAFPESEFQKAVENLLTILKPGGYLQWSEVDFAHVEAGSDDHPKGTAGVQPWMKFVEVTKISKCAPDTLYTAYNNAGLLNVANRSYPIRGRADLVDRAQEWERQFFSTMIPVILLKIGDAADKDEADEKGSKIKLDLEEYFADGGVVDVRFGTVIGQKPN, encoded by the exons ATGACTAAAGAAGAGATGTACCCCCTCGGCCGTGACGAGACTGAGTCGCGCCG GCTGAATGAACAACACAAACTCCTGCTAGACATTGTCGGCGGAGCCATAGACAAGGCAGTTCCGCTGGACAATATTTCCACGGTCGCCGACGTCGCTACTGGGACTGG GATTTGGCTGTGGGATGCGCAAAAGCAGCTGAATGAAAATGCAGGCCAATCCGAGCGTCAATTCCATGGCTTTGACATATCTGCTGCCCAATTCCCTCCGGCTCCTGCTGGAATCACGTTCTCTGTCCACGACATCTTCCAACCCTTCCCTGCTGAACATCTTAACCGGTACGACCTGGTGCATGTTAGACTGCTAGTCACGGCATTTCCGGAGTCGGAATTCCAGAAGGCAGTTGAAAACCTACTCACGATTCTAA AACCCGGAGGTTACCTGCAGTGGAGTGAAGTCGACTTCGCCCATGTAGAGGCAGGCAGCGACGACCACCCGAAAGGTACAGCAGGCGTGCAGCCCTGGATGAAGTTCGTGGAGGTCACAAAAATCAGCAAATGCGCTCCGGACACGCTTTATACCGCGTATAATAACGCTGGACTGCTGAATGTTGCTAACCGATCGTACCCTATTCGTGGACGGGCGGATTTGGTTGACCGTGCGCAAGAGTGGGAGAGGCAGTTCTTTTCGACTATGATTCCTGTGATACTGCTTAAAATAGGTGACGCAGCTGACAAAGATGAAGCGGACGAAAAGGGCTCTAAGATTAAGCTGGATCTTGAGGAATATTTCGCCGATGGTGGAGTGGTAGACGTGCGGTTTGGGACAGTTATAGGCCAGAAGCCGAATTAG